Genomic DNA from Ictidomys tridecemlineatus isolate mIctTri1 chromosome 6, mIctTri1.hap1, whole genome shotgun sequence:
tgtatgtaACTTAATAAGATAAcccagaaaactttttttttccaagtagaaAGTATTGACACTTAAGCCGCTGCTTATTCAGTGGTGTCATCTATTTTATCTGCTTAACATACGAGGTTCTACAAGGAGGGCCTCAAAGCCCAGATGCTATTCTGCACATGTTAGTATATCTACTTAactcaaagaaaaacaatttctgcTGAGATATGTTCTACCCTGGTGACCTGGAAATAGTGACAAAATACTATTCtgtctagagaaaaaaaataaagctaaactGAAATAgccaaattttctaaaatattttcctatgaagAAAATAGTTTAGTCATACTTTACCTTGCTCAAGATGTACTGGGAAACTGATCTATAAAACATGCTTAACTTTATTAGTAACTACTTAAGTCAGTTGATCAGtttgtagaaaataatttttttggtattggggattgaacccaggggcacttaatcattaAGCCATATCTCtagaccttttaaaatattttatttagagtcagggtctcactgagttgcttagggcctcactaaattgctgaggctggctttgaactagtgattctcctgcctcagcttcttgagctgcTTATCGGAGACCAGCTAGTTTGCAGAATTTAACTGAAGAATTGTTTAACATTGATTTTTCACTCTCATATGAAGAACAAAACTAGATATGATTCCAGTGATTTTGATACTGTGAACCTgggataaaaataattacttaatgAAGAGGCTAGCACAGGGGATTATGAATTGTTTAGACTCAGGAACAAGATATTTGAGTATGGGAGTTTGGCTATCTTTTTGTAGTAATGAGTCTATAAAACAGGTTAAACAACTCCAGCCAGCACCTAAGagtaatttctttattctttccccTATACTGGCTGCAAAGGCTCCAGCCTTGAGACAGGATAGCAGTTAAGTTCCGCAGTTCCATAGTTCCTGCCTTCTGGACTTATAAGGGCCTTTTTTGAAACCTTGCCTCATTTTTCTCCCCCCTTCTACAAGTGTTCAACCTCACAGGCCTACAACAAATCCAAACACTTCAAAATTTGCTCAGAAATATGGAGGTGCTGAGAAGTGTTCCAGATGTGGGGATTCTGTATATGCTGCCGAAAAGATAATTGGAGCTGGAAAGGTAAAGTGCCAATTTGaattaataacaataaatgaCTCCTCTCCGCTCCCTTGATGCCCCAAACCTCTTCATGTCTCAGTTAAGTGCTGTGTCTTCTgctttgaaataaactttttctaaACCAAATTTCCATCAGAATCAATTTTTTGACATATCACTTCTttcttatgtaaatttttaaaatttatatatgacagtggaatgcattacaattcttattatacacatagagcacaatttttcatatctctggttgtatacatagtatattcacaccaattcatgtcttcatacatgtactttggatagtaatgatcatcacattccaccatctttaattaccccatgccccctcccttctatccctctgccctatctgtagagttcatctatttctcccatgctcccgctccctatcccactatgaatcagcctccttatatcaaagaaaacattcggcatttttttttttttttggattggctaacttaacacttagcattatcttctctaactccgtCCATTTatctgcagatgccatgattttattcttttattgctgagtaatattccattgtgtatatatgctccttttttatccattcatctattgaagggcatctaggttggatccacagtttagctattgtgaattgtgctgctataaatattaatgtggcagtgtccctgtagtacgctgtttttaatcctttgggtatagactgaggagagggatagctggttcaaatggtggttccattcccaattttccaagaaatctccatactgctttctgtattggctgtaccaatttgcagtcctaccagcagtgtatgagtgtaccgttttccccacatcctcaccaacacttattgttgtttgcataactgagggacaccagcagggtctggaaacccaacatcaaggtgagttACAGCTTGACATGTCACTTCTATGTTTAAAACTTGTTTTCATAGGGAATACTCCCAAAGGTCATGAATGAAAAGGGCAAGACTGTCAAACAACCTGGGATCTTCGGGTTAGTCCATGTAATCAGGGTCAGGACATCAGATGCTAATTAGGTGTGTAGATTTAAAAGTTATCACTTTAGCCTCATTAAGATGCCCAGTTCTTAACCAAAAGGTAGCAAAAAGAGCACACTAGATTTGTAGCAAGACCTAAGATTGCTCTTAAAATAGCCTTCCATAATATAGCTCCCAGTCTCTGAATGAAGTTTGAAGACAGCCCTCTTGTGGGTGGCCAAGAATGCAGATACAGAGGAGGGCCAATGTAGCCTTCTAGTTGAGCTGAGCCACAGCAGCCAGGGGCTTGCTTTGGGTTtatcttcctgagacacttcttGCCACATCTAAATTATATTGCAGGAACCATGGCTCTCAAACATGCTAACACAACTGTCTCTTCTAGCCCTGGCACAAAAACTGTTTCCGATGTGCCAAATGTGGGAAGAGTCTTGAATCCACAACTCTGACCGAGAAAGAAGGTGAAATCTATTGCAAAGGTAAAACTAATGTCCTACTGTTATCAATATGAGTATTCCAGTATTCCATAACTATTATTTCATGAAGTATCACCAGTATTAAAAAAGCCAAAGTACtctgaaaacagaaaagcagtgttgctagctatttgaaaataCAACATCCAGAGATGCTTACAGATGACGAGAGAACCACAATATTAAGTTTCTGTTCAAAGTGTGCAAGTATATGAGGGTAACAGACAACTTAGCTGATCTGACTGCCATGCTTGTTAAGTCAACATGAGCTGAACTCAAAGGAACCAGAATGTTGGATATAACTTCACAGCTTGAAAATAATTACTACAAGGCACATTTTGCAtctgaaataaattgattttGGTATAGTCaacagtttggtttttttaaCTTATGGGAGTTTCTTAAGTAATGCTAGCAAAACACAATGGACTTGGCACtaattctccattttcttttgtaGGATGTTATGCCAAAAACTTTGGCCCCAAAGGATTTGGCTATGGCCAAGGAGCAGGAGCCCTTGTTCATGCTCAGTAAAAGTGTTAACCCAGAACTAATCATCACACACTGAGAATCTCTTCATAATCTACACATATAATCTTGTAACACTACACTACTGTGAAATTCTGCCAGCATGAAGTGTTGTGTATTACCCTGTACTTGTATAGGCTGGCTAACTTGTAGGAAGAGAGCACTATATCATTTTACTTTAATTCACCAGCATTTTCAGGaaccaattattttatattttaaataaaacttcagtTTCATATGTGTTCCTTGTCTTTTAATTAATCTTTTGGAGGAGCTGTTTTGATTTCtgttaattttaaatcatttgggACCCTACATCTATTTTGTTAAAGACAACCTATCTAGCTGACTCACTAGGCTCATGTTTGAGACACAGGTGTtgaaaagcatttcttttaatCTGGGGGATGTGCCTTAGGAGTGTTGTCAGGCAGGTGGTTTCACCATTTCAGCTCCTCAGAGCTGGCGTTGAGGAGTACAGATCGCCTCATCAGAGCCTAGAACTTCTCTTTTGGAGCAGTTTCCCCAAGTGTAGCTTCTGAAGAACCTGCATTAAAACTTCCTGGGAGAATTGAAAGGCAGATCTGAAAGCCCTGCTTCAGCCCCACCAAAGCAGAATCTCTAGCAGTAGGTCAGGCACAAAAGTCCTTCTAACAAGTTCCTCCAAAAGGCACAAACAGACCCAGAGTAGTGGGCacactattaaaaaaacaaaacaacaaaaaaaaccttttgcTATCTGTACTTAAAAGTCATTATAGCTGGAgctggcactgggttcaatccttaatactgcataaaaataaaattttttaaaagtcatgatAGCTAACTAGAATCTGGGGCTTAGCTCCACTTGAACAGGATGTTAAGTAAATTTAGATGTTAACTAAATTCTAGAAACAGGTGCTTTTTTCACATTTCAATTCTGCATAAGTAACAAAGAATATTGCATTGTCTGAACATATTCATCTGCCTCGGGTAGAAAAGGGTATTAGACTAAACAAGGAATTTTCATTACTCACCCCCCCCCAAGATTATTTCTGATTCAATTTCAGGTGTGAAGTTGGTCTGTAATGTATGTTATAAAATTGCACCAGCTTGATTTGTGAACGTAGTCTTTCCCAAGCCCATATTTATATCCAAAACTGCTTATTCAGAAAAGCTAATGGGgaggatgaatggatagagagaaaacattttaaaaagaaactttggaGGTTGTTTGAGAGTATACTTGGCAAAACAATTCATGCTTTCTCTATATCATCCTTGAGCAGCTTCAGGTATTTTATACAGCATACCAATATCAATGTGGGAGGGGAGGGCCTTTTAGTTAAAGCTGGAAAATAGTTAATTGGCAATATTAGAAGTGGAATTGAATAGTTATGGATCAGACTGATTCTGTGTAAGTCCATAAATTCCTTGACATTCCCACTTGAAAGTGTTGTGGATGTGTTTATCTATCCCTATACATTTACAGTGCCCACTAGCATACTGAAAGAGTACTGAACTGTCCACGGTACCACTATCATCTAGGGAAATGTTGGGGTGAACATTCAGTTCTCAAAATGTTTGCTTTCAGAATCCCTTTACATTGGTGAGGTACTGAAGAATCCAaggagttgttgttttttttttttggacacttGTTATCTATCAATATTTTCcacattagaaattaaattttttaaacttcaaactTCATCTATCGCCAAGATTAAATAACGGGCCGATTTATCCTTTCACTAGCAACAAAGGCAAATTACACAAAAAACTTCAGGACATGAGACATAAGGCAACAAAGGATAGTTTCTGGGGTGGAGATTAGCCTACAAATAACCAAAGCTTACTCCTTAGAGAATTTTTAGGATAGACTGCAAGAAGGAAAAGTGCTGGAAGCCACCTTGAGTTGAAACAGAGCTGAGAGTGCCAAAGAATCAAGATTGCTAGTTTGCAGGACTGGAGAGCTGTGCAGAGAGAACCTGAGACCTGTAGACACCACCACCCCAACTTGCAAGTCTTCAGCTTAGTTCTGAAAAATGCATGTTAGATACCTGTGAtgctgggggtgggaggtggtggggggacCCACTGCTCTCAGAAAAAAGTCTGCTGCTTACATGGAGCAGCAAAGTGCTTGGCCCCACCAGCAAGATGGGGAAAGAAGATTCCCAGGACTTCAGAGAGTACACAAAAGACCTAAGCCTTAGTAATGGGGAATAATTACCTCTAAACTGAGCACTGCTCTGGTCTTGCCTAACAAATCTGAAAAGTGAGACCTGAAAGGATCAAATTTGCCAAGAAACTGCATCCCAAAACAAAGCTTAAAAATTggtcaagaatataaaaataagccaggcacagtagtgcacacctgtaattccagcagcttgggaggccgagacaggagaatcgtgaattcaaagccagccttagcaatttagcaaggccctaagcaactccagTAAGACCTTGCCtctaaacaaaagacaaaaaagggctggagatatggctcagtgattaagtgtccctgggttcaaacgcaagtaccaaaaaaaaaaaaaaaaagaaaaacaatgaaaaagaagaatataaaaatatccagTACCAAATTGTTTGGGATTCAACCAAAAattaccaggcatgcaaagaggcaaagaaaaaaaacataatgaagGTGAAAAATGCCTAAACCAACCAGAACTGGCATAGATGTAAAAATTAGCACATGAGGACATTACATATTTTCAGGAATCTGATGAAAACTAAACTAACAGATGCCAGCAGCATAAGCAACAAGCCCTTCTGATGCCAGAAACGAAAACAATCTGAGTACCAAAAATACTGCCTCCTATTAAAAATACTTgtcatgggctgggattgtagatcagtggtaaagtgcctgcctagcatgagtaaggcACTCTaccatgggtttgattctcagcaccacatataaataaacaaaagtaaaagtccattgacaactaaaaaaatattaaaaaaaaatacttgtcaATGCTTGTAAATGGTGACAGAAATTTACCTGAGCACAACATTTATATTCAATTTAAAGGCAAAAGAATTTTCAAAGAGCCATATCTGGTTTCCTTGAGCTATGACTTGTTGACCTAGTCAAGGGGCATTATGAATGTTTGACTTGGAATTgtggattttctattttaaatgtcacataaatacattaaattaaaaaaactctTACATTAAGCACTTGACAAAACTGAAGGTTTACTTTGTAACAAGAAGCGAAGACTTCTTGTCCTGGTTGTGTACAACTTATTCCCAAATACATCTATAAATGAGAACCACATATCCTCATCCCGGGTTCAGTCCACCAGTCTGGCAAGGACTGCCATGCACATGGATAAGCAGATAATGAAGAGGATTAAAGAACCTGACTAGAAAGAACACTGATGGCTTGCTTTATTTTGTATACTGTTTAAAATACAGTTGCTTGAGCTCTAGAGGTATTTCTTTCAGTATcgcaaaataattatgaattgaATATTAtgaattgaaaacattttcatttaatacCACTGAGTTCTCAAACCATAAACAATTATGTGAACAAAAGAATAAGCTCCCTcaataattttctcctttttaaattctcaaagaCTCCTTGCCATTAGGGTGTGATCAGTGTTTGGTATGTTTCATtctgcaatattttatttatttatttaaacttgaGAATTTTTCTGAGGATCCTAATCCCATGAAACccaaaattcctagaaaaaatgtattatttatattaaaaaatgatacaCACAATACACAGAGAATTAGAAATTACTAGAATACCGACTTCACCTTTTATTTAAGCAAATTCCTATAATCTTTTGCCACTTGAATCCTAGTACTAGGATAATAAATATGCAGAACAATGTTTTCATCTTGTAGGTACCACCATAGTTTCTTCAATATAAGTTAACTGAGTAAAATTGAAGACAAGCACACACTTATGAGTCAATATTTATTCTgattaatatttaacaaaattttgaCATTTAATTTATGTAAGGAGAACTAATTTATTAAACACTTTACAGGTTTTTCTTTCCATGGAGTAACACAGTAAGTAACAAAATAATACTTGGCAcagttataaataaagaaaatataaaataaaaatacccatGGCTTAAGTATAATGATGTCATTTTACGtctattaatatttcaaataaattcctacaaagaaaaaaactatgaatgAAAAAATGCCAAAGAAGTAATTCATGTTCAGAGCTGAGAATTAAGTTCCTATTTGCTAAAAGTATTCAACAAGGCTGATATGAACTATTCCCAAAAGATTCACCTTCATACATAACTTTAGAGCTGAGTTAAACTGGTTCTACACACAGGACctacaaaataattaaacagtAAGTTCACTGCTGCATAGTTGGCTCCTGACCATCTGACCATTTCTGAATTACAGATATCACTGGTACTATGAAATAGTTTAGTACTAAAGCATTTTCGttgcaaatgttttctatttaattacaCATTTAGAGATTTTTGCCTGTTCAACTgagaaacatttcttttgcattGAAAAGAATACTGTACCACAAAGAAAGAACATGGTAACAACATTCTTATTCAAACTCAGAAAACCACCAGTCATTAAGTTgattaaaatgtatttgataaAAATTGCAACTGAGTCTTCAGGTGAAGTGTCccataacaataaaattaaacaaaaaatagcattttataaataactttgaatttaaaatttttcagaaatttccCCCAATTAGTTAAAACTAGCAGACACATTTGTAAAgttaaccattt
This window encodes:
- the Csrp2 gene encoding cysteine and glycine-rich protein 2 translates to MPVWGGGNKCGACGRTVYHAEEVQCDGRSFHRCCFLCMVCRKNLDSTTVAIHDEEIYCKSCYGKKYGPKGYGYGQGAGTLNMDRGERLGIKPESVQPHRPTTNPNTSKFAQKYGGAEKCSRCGDSVYAAEKIIGAGKPWHKNCFRCAKCGKSLESTTLTEKEGEIYCKGCYAKNFGPKGFGYGQGAGALVHAQ